From a single Patagioenas fasciata isolate bPatFas1 chromosome 19, bPatFas1.hap1, whole genome shotgun sequence genomic region:
- the C1QBP gene encoding complement component 1 Q subcomponent-binding protein, mitochondrial — protein sequence MLLARALRAAAALRPAPRRLLSSSSFPRAFLPPHGTAPTQARSLWQLGGGGWRSALLRPRRGSAGGVSCGCGGLHTEGDKAFAQFLTDEIKEEKKIQKHKSLPKVSGGWELEVHGTEARLVRKIAGEKITVTFNINNSIPPSTEEETQEEQKPDEQEPELTSTPNFVVEVIKDDTKQTLVLDCHYPEDEVGDEGEEESDIFTIREVSFQPTGESDWKDTNYTLNTDSLDWALYDHLMDFLADRGVDNTFADELIELSTALEHQEYIKFLEDLKSFVKCQ from the exons ATGCTGCTCGCCCGGGCCCTGCGCGCCGCCGCGGCCCTGCGCCCGGCGCCCCGccgcctcctctcctcctcctccttcccccgcgCTTTCCTGCCGCCGCATGGCACCGCGCCGACCCAGGCCCGCTCCCTCTGGCAGCTGGGCGGCGGCGGCTGGCGGTCGGCGCTGCTCCGCCCGCGGCGGGGCTCGGCCGGCGGCGTGTCCTGCGGTTGCGGCGGCCTCCACACGGAGG GTGACAAAGCGTTCGCGCAGTTCCTGACAGACGAGatcaaggaggagaagaagatcCAGAAGCACAAATCTCTGCCTAAGGTCTCCGGTGGGTGGGAGCTGGAGGTGCACGGCACAGAGGCCCGGCTGGTGCGGAAGATCGCCGGGGAGAA GATAACGGTTACGTTCAACATCAATAACAGCATTCCACCCTCGACTGAGGAAGAAACACAAGAAGAGCAGAAACCTGATGAGCAGGAG CCTGAACTTACATCAACTCCAAACTTTGTTGTGGAAGTCATCAAAGATGACACAAAACAGACTCTTGTTCTCGACTGCCATTACCCTGAAGACGAG GTTGGAgatgagggagaggaagagagtgaTATTTTCACAATTAGGGAGGTCAGTTTTCAGCCCACTGGAGAATCAGACTGGAAAGACACCAACTACACCCTCAATACAGATTCCCTTGACTGG GCTCTGTATGATCACTTAATGGATTTCCTGGCTGATCGAGGAGTGGACAACACGTTTGCTGATGAGTTAATAGAGCTCAGCACCGCACTGGAGCACCAGGAGTACATTAAATTCCTTGAAGACCTTAAAAGCTTTGTCAAATGTCAGTAG